In one Nostoc sp. KVJ3 genomic region, the following are encoded:
- a CDS encoding ferredoxin--nitrite reductase: MTDTTTNTTSLNKFEKFKAQKDGLAIRDEIERFAALGWEAMDETDRDHRLKWVGVFFRPVTPGKFMMRLRMPNGILTSSQMSVLAQVVQRYGDDGCADITTRQNIQLRGIRIEDLPDIFNRFHAVGLTTIQSGMDNVRNITGDPVAGLDADELYDTRELVQQIQDMLTNKGEGNPEFSNLPRKFNIAIAGGRDNSVHAEINDLAFVPAFKEGTGQIFGFNVLVGGFFSAKRCEAAIPLNAWVAPEDVVAVCRAVLEVFRDNGPRANRQKSRLMWLIDEWGLEKFRAEVESRLGKSLLPAAAKDEIDWEKRDHIGVYKQKQAGLNYVGLNIPVGRLSAEDMFEIARLAEVFGSGEIRFTVEQNIVIPNISDSRLAIFLTQPLLERFSINPGLLARSLVSCTGAQFCNFALIETKNRALAMIKALEEDLIFTNPVRIHWTGCPNSCGQPQVADIGLMGTKTRKNGKTLEGVDIYMGGKVGKDAHLGTCVTKGIPCEDLQPILQDLLIKNFGAKLKEEALAITNR; the protein is encoded by the coding sequence ATGACAGACACAACAACTAACACTACCAGCCTGAATAAATTCGAGAAATTCAAGGCACAAAAAGATGGACTCGCCATCAGGGATGAGATAGAGAGATTTGCTGCCTTGGGCTGGGAAGCAATGGACGAAACCGATCGCGATCATCGGCTCAAGTGGGTAGGCGTGTTTTTTCGCCCAGTTACCCCAGGGAAGTTTATGATGCGGTTACGGATGCCTAACGGTATTCTCACCAGCAGTCAGATGAGTGTTTTAGCCCAAGTGGTGCAGCGTTACGGGGATGATGGTTGCGCTGATATTACTACGAGACAGAATATTCAATTACGGGGGATCAGAATTGAAGATTTACCAGATATCTTTAATAGATTTCACGCAGTTGGTTTAACCACTATCCAATCAGGGATGGATAACGTTCGCAATATTACAGGCGATCCGGTGGCGGGGTTGGATGCAGATGAGTTGTACGACACACGAGAGTTGGTACAACAAATTCAAGATATGCTCACCAACAAAGGTGAAGGAAACCCAGAGTTTAGCAACTTACCACGGAAATTTAACATTGCGATCGCAGGTGGAAGAGACAATTCAGTTCACGCTGAAATTAACGATTTGGCTTTTGTTCCAGCATTTAAGGAGGGAACAGGGCAAATATTTGGCTTTAACGTCCTCGTGGGTGGCTTTTTCTCAGCTAAACGTTGTGAGGCGGCGATTCCTCTCAATGCTTGGGTGGCTCCAGAAGATGTGGTAGCAGTATGTAGAGCGGTTTTGGAAGTTTTTCGTGACAACGGGCCGCGTGCTAATCGGCAAAAATCCCGCTTGATGTGGCTAATTGATGAATGGGGTTTAGAAAAGTTTCGAGCAGAAGTAGAAAGCCGTTTGGGTAAATCATTATTACCCGCAGCCGCAAAAGATGAAATAGACTGGGAAAAACGCGATCATATCGGAGTATATAAACAAAAGCAAGCGGGATTAAATTACGTAGGTTTAAATATTCCTGTTGGGCGGTTGTCTGCCGAAGATATGTTTGAAATTGCCCGTTTAGCAGAAGTTTTTGGCAGTGGTGAAATTCGGTTTACCGTTGAGCAAAACATTGTCATCCCCAACATTTCTGACTCGCGGTTAGCAATATTTTTAACACAACCGTTACTAGAAAGATTTTCGATTAATCCAGGTTTACTGGCGCGATCGCTAGTATCTTGCACAGGCGCACAATTTTGCAACTTCGCCCTCATCGAAACCAAAAACCGCGCCCTGGCAATGATTAAAGCCTTAGAAGAAGACTTAATCTTCACCAATCCAGTCCGAATCCACTGGACAGGTTGCCCCAACTCTTGTGGACAGCCTCAAGTTGCAGACATCGGCTTGATGGGAACCAAAACTCGCAAAAATGGCAAAACCCTCGAAGGCGTTGACATATATATGGGCGGCAAAGTCGGCAAAGACGCTCATTTAGGAACTTGCGTTACCAAAGGTATACCCTGTGAAGACTTGCAGCCAATATTGCAAGACTTACTGATTAAAAACTTCGGGGCGAAACTCAAGGAAGAAGCTTTAGCAATTACTAACCGCTAA